Part of the Alkalilimnicola sp. S0819 genome is shown below.
CGGCGGGCATCTTCCAGGCCCTTGGCGTGCCCTTCCCGGTAGGCTTCTTCGTAGACGCTGCGGTGCAGCTCCTCCAGTGCCTCGACGGTGGTGTTCTGGCGCACTTTCGCCGCATGCTCGCCCAGCTCCTGGGGCCGCCAGCGATCGAAGCGTTCGGTGGCATCGTCTTCGGCGCGTATGATCTTTTCCATGCTCATCCCCCGCGGCGCGCCTTAGACGAAGGATTCGCCACTGCCGCCGAGCATGAGCTGGCCGTCGTCGGCGAGCCGCTTGGCGATGGTGAGAATCTCCCGCTGCGCGGCCTCCACTTCGGACAAGCGCACCGGGCCCTTGGCCTCCAGATCGTCGGCCAGCATTTCGGCGGCGCGCTTGGACATATTGCTCAGAATCTTCGCCTTGAGCTCCTCGTCGGCGCCCTTGAGCGCCAGCACCAGCACGTCGCTGGTGACCTCGCGCAGCAGCTGCTGCATGCCCCGATCGTCCACCTCGATGAGATCGTCGAAGACGAACATCAGCTCCTGGATACGCTCGGCGAGCTCCGCGTCCAGCTCCTGCACCTGCTCCAGGATGCCGGTTTCCTTGGCGGTATCCAGGTTGTTGAGGATGTTGGCCGCGGCCTGCAGCCCGCCCAGCGAGCTGGATTTCAAGCGCTGCTTGCCGGAGAACTGGCGTTCCATGATCTCATCGAGCTCCTGCAGGGCGGCGGGCTGTATGCCCTCCAGGGTGGCCACGCGCATCAGCACGTCGTGGCGCATCCGCTCGGGCAGCTCCGCAATCACCTCGGAGGCCTGGTCGTCCTCCAGGTAGGCGAGAATGATCGCCATGATCTGCGGATGCTCCAGGCGGATCATCTCGGCGATGGTCTTGCCGTCCAGCCACTTGAGCTGCTCCAGCCCGCGGGTGCTGCCACCCATCATGATGCGGTCGATGACGCTGGAGGCCTTGTCCTCGCCCAGGGCCTTCACCAGCACCTTGCGCACGTAATCGCTGTTGCCCACGCCGAGACCCGTGTACTGGGAGACACTGGTGACGAACTCGGTGAGCACGTCGTCCACCTGGTCACGGCTGACGTTGGTGAGCCTGGTCATGGACTGACCGATCTTCTGCACTTCCCGCGGGCCAAGATGCTGCAGTACCTTGGCCGCCTCATCTTCGCCCAGGCTCATCAGGAACACCGCGGCCCGGTCGGCGCCGGCCAGTGCGGCGGGCGGATTGGCTTTTTTCTCGCTCATCACTCGGACAACCAGTTCTTGACCACATTGGCCGCCAGCGCGGGCTCCTGGCCCACCACATCACGGGCCGCCTGAATGACGTCCTCGTGCTCCTGCTTCTTGCTCTGGTCTTCCAGCGCCAGCCGCTCGCGCTCCTGCTTGAGCAGGGCCTGTGTGTCCACGCCCCCGGGGTCGCTCGTCGGGGTGGCCGGCTGCCGCTCGACCCGCCGGCCCTTGCCGTCACGCCCCAGCAGGCCGTACACCAACGGACGCACTACCGCCAGTATAAGCACCAGGCCGAGTACCGCCGCCAGCAGCATCTTGCCCAGCGTCCACACCCAGGGCTGCTCCAGCAGCGGGGTTTCCAGCGGCGCCGACTCCTCGGCGACAACTTCCTTGAAGGGCGCGTCGATCACACTGACCCGATCGCCCCGTTCTTCGTCGAAGCCCACCGCGTCCCGCACCAGGGTGCTGAACTGCTCCAGCTGCGCCTGGGGAAAGGGCTCGGGCACCTGCTCGCCCTCGTCGTTGACAACCAGGGGCTGGTCCAGCAGTACCGCCACGGACAGGCGCTGTACACCGCCCAGTGACTCGCGCACATGGCGCACGGTCTTGCTGATCTCGAAATTACGGGTAGCCGAGACGCTGCTGCTGGTCTCCTGGCCGGCCTGGGTGGTCTGCCGGTCCGCTCCCAGCACGCCGGCCTGGGGCGGCTGGTTGGCGAGCGCGCCGGGCACGCCGCCCTCCTCGCCTTCGCGGTTGCGCTGCTCGTTCACCTGCTCGCTGCGCAACACCGGGTTCTCCGGGTCGTAGAGTTCCTGGGTGCTCTCCCGCTGGGAGAAGTCCAGCTGGGCGTTGACCTGGGCACGCACCCGGCCGGCGCCGACGATAGGCTCCAGCAGGGCGACGATGCGCCGGGCATAGCGCTGCTCCAGTTGTTCCTTGTAATCCAGCTGCTTGTCGCTGCCCGCGCCCAGCCCCTGAGCTTCTTCGGTGAGCAACACGCCGTGCTGGTCCACCACGGTCACGTTCTTCCGCGGCATGTCGGCCACGGAGCTGGCCACCAGATGCACAATGGAGGACACCTGGCCGTCGGTGAGGCTGCGCCCGCCGTGCAGGTCCACCACCACCGAGGCGCGGGGCTCGCGACGATCGCGCACGAACACGGACTGCTCCGGCACCGCCAGATGCACCCGCGCGCTACGCACGCTCTGCAACTGACTCACGGAGCGGGCGAGTTCGGTCTCCAGGGCGCGGAAGAAGCGAGCGTTCTGAATGAACTGGCTGGTGCCGAAGCCCTGGTCCTGCTGCAGCAGCTCGAAGCCCAGGCCCCCGCTCGCGGGCAGGCCTTCGCCGGCCAGCCGCAGGCGGGTGGCGTGCACCTGGCCGGCCGGCACCATGATCATGCCGCTGGCCTCATCCAGCTTGTAGCTCACGCCGGCGGCCTGCAGCGCATCCATGACCGTGCCGGCCTCGGACTGCTCCAGCTGGCCGAACAACGGCCGGTACTCCGGCTCCTGGGCCCACATGAACAAGCCGATACCGGCCGCGATGGCCAGCGCCAGCCCCAGCAGCAGGCCCAACTGACGCAGGGCCTGCTCGCCGATGTACTTGTTCAGCGGATTCTGCGCCGCCATACCCGCGCCGCCACCGCCCGCGGCGTTGCTGGTCGTCAGTGCCTGGGATGCTGCCTCGGCCATGCCCTGTCCTCGTCAATTAGACCTGCATGTTGGAAACCGTGCGATAGGCTTCCAGCAAATGGTTGCGAACCTGTTTGACGGCCTCGAAGGCCACCTTCGACTTCTGACTGGCGATCATCACGTCGGTGAGCGCGATGTTCTCGCCGCGCACGAAGGCCGCCTGCTTGTCGCCGGAATCCTGCTGCAGCGCATTCACCGTGCCCAGGGCCTGCTTCATGGCGTCACCGAAATCGCTCTCAGCCGTGCGCTCGGCGGCTTTGGTCTGGCTGCCCGCCTGGGCGGCCAGCGCCCGCATCTCGGCCAGCGCCCGGTTGATCTGGAAATTGTTCATGGTGAAACCTCACGCAATGATCCTTGCGGAGGTGGAAGCAGGAATCGTGCCAGAACCCGGCGCCAAGGAACCGTCGGTGCCCTGGCGCGCCGCCCTCAGGCGGTCTCTTCCTGGCGTTGCAGGCCATATTTACGCAGCTTCTCCACCAGGGTGGTGCGGCGCAGGCTGAGCAGCTTGGCGGCCTGGGCCACCACACCACCGGCCTGGTCCAGGGCCTGGCGGATCAGGGTCACCTCCAGTTCGGCCAGGTACTGCTTGAGATCTATGCCCTCTTCGCGCCAATCGGGCTGCGGCAGGGCGGGCCCCCGCGCCGGGGCTGGATCAGGCGCCGCGGCGGGCTGCGCCGAGTGGCCCTGGGGCGCCGACGAGTCCGGCCGGCGGGGCGCTGGCCGGGCTTGCGCTTCTGCCCTGGGTGCCGGGTCGGGCTCGGCCTCCAGTTCCTCCACCGACACGCGGCCGAAGAGGATATCCGCCGGGCTCAGGCCATCGTCCTCCGCCGTGGCTCCGCCGGCGGGCGGCGAGGCTGGCGCCGGCGCCTCGGCGAGGGGCTCCTCGGCGAAGCTCAGCGCCGGCTCCGGCGACAGCTCGGCCTGCTCCAGCAGCTTGCTCGGCAGGTCATCCAGCTGCACCTCACCGTAGGGGCAGAGAATCGCCAGACGCTCCACCACGTTGCCCAATTCGCGCACATTTCCGGGCCAATGGTATTGACTCATCACCGACATGGCGGGCGCGCTGATGCGCAGCGAACCCCGGCCTTCATCCTCGATGCGGCGGATCAACTCTTCCACCAGCACGGGGATGTCACTGGCGCGCTGGCGCAGGGCCGGCAGATCCACGGGGAAGACGTTCAGGCGATAGAACAGGTCCTCGCGGAACTCGCCGCGGGCGATGTTCGATTCCAGATCCCGGTGGGTGGCGGCGATGATGCGCACATCGGCTTCAATGGACTTGTTGCTGCCTACCCGCTCGAAGACTCGTTCCTGGATCACCCGCAACAGTTTGACCTGCATGTGCAGACTCATGTCGCCGATTTCGTCCAGGAACAGCGTGCCGCCCTGGGCGAGCTCGAAGCGGCCCTGGCGGGCACTGATCGCCCCGGTGAAGGCACCCTTCTCGTGGCCGAAGAGTTCGGATTCCAGCAGATCGGCGGGAATGGCGCCGCAGTTGATGGGCACGAAGGGGCGGTTGCGCCGGTGGGATTGGGCGTGGACGTTGCGGGCCACCACTTCCTTGCCGGTGCCGGATTCCCCGAGAATCAGCACGTTGGCATCGGTGGGGGCCACCTGCGCCACCAGTTTCTTGACCCGCTGCATGGGACGGCTCTCGC
Proteins encoded:
- the fliF gene encoding flagellar basal-body MS-ring/collar protein FliF, which gives rise to MAEAASQALTTSNAAGGGGAGMAAQNPLNKYIGEQALRQLGLLLGLALAIAAGIGLFMWAQEPEYRPLFGQLEQSEAGTVMDALQAAGVSYKLDEASGMIMVPAGQVHATRLRLAGEGLPASGGLGFELLQQDQGFGTSQFIQNARFFRALETELARSVSQLQSVRSARVHLAVPEQSVFVRDRREPRASVVVDLHGGRSLTDGQVSSIVHLVASSVADMPRKNVTVVDQHGVLLTEEAQGLGAGSDKQLDYKEQLEQRYARRIVALLEPIVGAGRVRAQVNAQLDFSQRESTQELYDPENPVLRSEQVNEQRNREGEEGGVPGALANQPPQAGVLGADRQTTQAGQETSSSVSATRNFEISKTVRHVRESLGGVQRLSVAVLLDQPLVVNDEGEQVPEPFPQAQLEQFSTLVRDAVGFDEERGDRVSVIDAPFKEVVAEESAPLETPLLEQPWVWTLGKMLLAAVLGLVLILAVVRPLVYGLLGRDGKGRRVERQPATPTSDPGGVDTQALLKQERERLALEDQSKKQEHEDVIQAARDVVGQEPALAANVVKNWLSE
- the fliE gene encoding flagellar hook-basal body complex protein FliE; translated protein: MNNFQINRALAEMRALAAQAGSQTKAAERTAESDFGDAMKQALGTVNALQQDSGDKQAAFVRGENIALTDVMIASQKSKVAFEAVKQVRNHLLEAYRTVSNMQV
- the fliG gene encoding flagellar motor switch protein FliG translates to MSEKKANPPAALAGADRAAVFLMSLGEDEAAKVLQHLGPREVQKIGQSMTRLTNVSRDQVDDVLTEFVTSVSQYTGLGVGNSDYVRKVLVKALGEDKASSVIDRIMMGGSTRGLEQLKWLDGKTIAEMIRLEHPQIMAIILAYLEDDQASEVIAELPERMRHDVLMRVATLEGIQPAALQELDEIMERQFSGKQRLKSSSLGGLQAAANILNNLDTAKETGILEQVQELDAELAERIQELMFVFDDLIEVDDRGMQQLLREVTSDVLVLALKGADEELKAKILSNMSKRAAEMLADDLEAKGPVRLSEVEAAQREILTIAKRLADDGQLMLGGSGESFV
- a CDS encoding sigma-54 dependent transcriptional regulator, translating into MVKVLVIDENPRRAAEVEAVVRFLEHEVSRCAPADDLDAVLREGGRCALALVVAEGESGAWRQALGRLWEAAPEMPAFVIGGDGLRRQAVSLGANVLGSLDLPLKQAQFSSALKQALSHNAQARERGQNVRVSAPRLVGESRPMQRVKKLVAQVAPTDANVLILGESGTGKEVVARNVHAQSHRRNRPFVPINCGAIPADLLESELFGHEKGAFTGAISARQGRFELAQGGTLFLDEIGDMSLHMQVKLLRVIQERVFERVGSNKSIEADVRIIAATHRDLESNIARGEFREDLFYRLNVFPVDLPALRQRASDIPVLVEELIRRIEDEGRGSLRISAPAMSVMSQYHWPGNVRELGNVVERLAILCPYGEVQLDDLPSKLLEQAELSPEPALSFAEEPLAEAPAPASPPAGGATAEDDGLSPADILFGRVSVEELEAEPDPAPRAEAQARPAPRRPDSSAPQGHSAQPAAAPDPAPARGPALPQPDWREEGIDLKQYLAELEVTLIRQALDQAGGVVAQAAKLLSLRRTTLVEKLRKYGLQRQEETA